The proteins below are encoded in one region of Hordeum vulgare subsp. vulgare chromosome 3H, MorexV3_pseudomolecules_assembly, whole genome shotgun sequence:
- the LOC123443689 gene encoding uncharacterized protein LOC123443689: MLQFLPRLIIFELDYMAVLYCLCCSKESTSLCRMRKNLCMCSRRRTLKFQAGAPAHVWLTGLKFEQPKQRHGNRHGGSRNRLSLSLFPKSEEEDNESLLWKRKIIKAISGRGRKCSMCFIL, encoded by the exons ATGCTCCAATTTCTCCCTCGCCTCATCATCTTTGAACTGGACTATATGGCCGTCTTGTACTG CTTGTGCTGCTCCAAGGAGTCAACGAGCCTGTGCCGCATGAGAAAGAATCTGTGTATGTGCTCAAGGAGAAGGACACTGAAATTTCAAGCTGGAGCTCCAGCCCATGTTTGGCTCACAG GTTTGAAGTTTGAACAGCCAAAGCAGCGCCATGGGAACCGTCATGGTGGTTCACGAAACAGATTGTCTTTATCCCTCTTCCCT AAGTCTGAAGAGGAAGATAATGAAAGCCTTCTTTGGAAGAGGAAGATAATTAAAGCCATCTCTGGAAGAGGAAGAAAATGTAGCATGTGCTTTATTCTTTGA